In one Nicotiana sylvestris chromosome 8, ASM39365v2, whole genome shotgun sequence genomic region, the following are encoded:
- the LOC104214465 gene encoding digalactosyldiacylglycerol synthase 2, chloroplastic-like, which produces MDKKHHIAIYTTASIPWLTGTSVNPLFRAAYLAKDGAQKVTLVVPWLPLKDQEHVFPNGIKFSSHLEQEKCVHQWVEERTGFASNFSIRFYPGKFSLEKRSILALGDITVIIPDDEADVAVLEEPEHLTWFHHGKRWKKKFRLVVGIVHTNYLEYVRRERNAVQAFFLKQINSWVVDIYCHKVIRLSAATQDLPRSLVCNVHGVNPKFLQIGMKTREKQQKDNQAFSKGVYYIGKMLWSKGYKELLRLLRDHQKELTGLEINLHGSGEDSAQIEAAFKKLELAVKVHPARDHADPLFHDYKVLLNPSTTDVVCTTTAEALAMGKIVVCTNHPSNEFFMQFPNCRTYDDSEGFVKATLKALSDEPAPLADKQRHELSWEAATERFLEVAQLDVTPVRKQSKTTSKSFLSTSLSLKKKLEDASAGVHFVGTGFLSSQPDEEQCKELGLSIPSKKKGFSSGRWI; this is translated from the exons ATGGATAAAAAACATCACATTGCCATATATACTACTGCAAGCATTCCTTGGCTAACTGGAACTTCCGTCAATCCTCTCTTTCGTGCTGCATATCTTGCGAAAGATGGTGCGCAAAAGGTTACCTTGGTGGTTCCTTGGCTGCCATTGAAAGATCAGGAACATGTGTTTCCGAACGGTATCAAATTTAGTTCACACTTGGAGCAAGAAAAGTGTGTCCATCAGTGGGTGGAAGAGAGGACTGGTTTTGCATCAAATTTTAGCATACGTTTTTACCCTGGAAAG TTTTCTCTGGAAAAAAGGAGCATTCTTGCTTTAGGGGACATCACAGTAATCATTCCAGATGATGAAGCAGATGTTGCAGTCCTTGAGGAGCCCGAGCATCTTACATGGTTTCATCACGGAAAGAGATGGAAAAAGAAATTTCGTTTGGTTGTAGGAATTGTTCACACCAATTACCTGGAATATGTAAGGAGAGAAAGGAATGCCGTGCAGGCATTTTTCTTAAAACAGATAAATAGCTGGGTTGTCGATATTTATTGTCACAAG GTCATCAGGTTATCTGCTGCCACCCAGGATCTCCCAAGATCTCTGGTCTGTAATGTGCATGGAGTCAATCCAAAATTCCTTCAGATTGGGATGAAAACAAGAGAAAAACAGCAAAAGGATAACCAAGCTTTCAGCAAAGGTGTCTACTACATTGGAAAAATGTTGTGGAGTAAAGGATACAAGGAGCTACTTAGACTCTTACGTGATCATCAAAAGGAACTTACTGGATTGGAGATCAATTTACACGGTAGTGGTGAGGATTCTGCTCAAATTGAGGCAGCTTTTAAGAAGTTGGAATTGGCAGTTAAGGTACATCCTGCACGTGACCATGCAGATCCTTTATTTCACGA CTATAAAGTGCTTCTTAATCCAAGCACCACGGATGTAGTTTGTACAACCACAGCTGAAGCACTAGCGATGGGTAAAATAGTTGTATGCACCAACCATCCGTCAAACGAATTCTTTATGCAGTTCCCAAATTGCAGAACATATGATGACAGTGAAGGGTTTGTTAAAGCGACACTTAAGGCATTGTCTGACGAGCCTGCTCCACTGGCTGATAAACAAAGGCATGAACTTTCTTGGGAAGCAGCAACCGAGCGATTTCTGGAAGTAGCACAGCTGGACGTCACGCCAGTAAGGAAACAATCAAAGACTACTTCAAAGTCTTTTCTATCGACATCCTTAAGTTTAAAGAAAAAACTTGAGGATGCATCAGCGGGGGTACATTTTGTGGGGACTGGATTTCTGAGTTCACAACCGGATGAAGAGCAATGTAAGGAGCTGGGATTGTCTATTCCTTCAAAGAAAAAGGGATTTTCTTCTGGAAGATGGATCTGA